A genomic stretch from Petrimonas mucosa includes:
- a CDS encoding biotin/lipoyl-containing protein, which yields MKRKLLIRDLTLRDGQQSAFATRMNQSQVDRVLPYYKDANFYAMEVWGGAVPDSVMRYLGENPWDRLKKISDGVEGVSKLTALSRGRNLYGYAPYPDEIIDGFFKNAVSNGLSIMRIFDALNDVDNIKSSVKYIKKYGGLADCAVCYTIDPKYDDEVKIVEKRGFLGLFSKKEEVRVKKEKVFTDSYFLQKAKEMEALGADMITIKDMSGLIPPARVATLVSLFKKELEVPVDFHTHCTPGYGLASVLAAIVNGVDIVDTNIWNFAGGPAAPAIELIYIFCEKMDIELDLNMEAVAKINAELFEIRRELEAFDAVKQYPNPFNPLTDILPAEIDRLFDEAIAAARTNNEEALLEACHLIEAHFNFPKPDEKVKNAEIPGGMYTNMVAQLKQFNALDILEDAMKLIPSVRLDAGLPPLVTPTSQIVGAQAVSSALNLKNGRDKYANASNQFVALVKGEYGKTPVPVDPEFRLKIAGTGEETPYDTSSYRRQDNPVLPEFGNVQLAKDEKEELLLELFPAVATQFLKKLREAEFVSRQPAQEQAGPVENVNAAPVVEEKEPDGYVVESPMPGNIIKFLAEEGAQVSRGNNLFILEAMKMENEVASEFSGKVYKIYVKPGDIVQVGQPIMKIV from the coding sequence ATGAAACGTAAACTTTTAATCAGAGATCTCACCCTAAGGGACGGCCAACAATCGGCATTTGCCACCCGAATGAATCAATCGCAGGTCGACCGGGTTCTTCCTTACTACAAGGATGCCAATTTCTATGCGATGGAAGTATGGGGCGGAGCTGTTCCCGACTCCGTGATGCGCTATCTGGGCGAGAATCCGTGGGACAGGCTGAAAAAAATCAGCGATGGCGTAGAGGGTGTTTCCAAACTTACGGCCCTTTCAAGAGGAAGAAACCTTTATGGGTATGCACCTTATCCCGATGAAATCATTGACGGCTTTTTTAAAAATGCCGTTTCAAACGGGCTCAGCATCATGCGTATTTTCGATGCGCTGAATGATGTTGACAACATAAAGTCGAGTGTAAAATATATCAAGAAATATGGTGGACTGGCCGATTGTGCGGTTTGCTACACGATTGATCCCAAGTACGACGATGAGGTGAAGATCGTGGAAAAGAGGGGGTTCCTCGGTTTGTTCAGCAAAAAAGAGGAGGTACGGGTAAAGAAGGAAAAGGTCTTTACCGACAGCTATTTTCTTCAGAAGGCCAAAGAGATGGAGGCTTTAGGTGCCGATATGATCACCATCAAGGATATGAGCGGACTGATTCCTCCCGCACGTGTGGCAACGCTTGTATCGTTGTTCAAGAAGGAGCTTGAGGTACCTGTTGACTTTCATACCCACTGTACGCCGGGATATGGACTGGCTTCCGTTCTTGCTGCAATTGTGAACGGTGTCGATATAGTGGATACCAATATCTGGAATTTCGCTGGCGGGCCGGCTGCGCCGGCCATTGAGCTGATCTATATCTTCTGTGAAAAGATGGATATTGAACTGGATCTCAACATGGAGGCGGTAGCAAAAATAAATGCCGAACTGTTTGAAATACGACGTGAATTGGAAGCATTCGATGCGGTGAAACAGTATCCCAATCCATTCAATCCGTTGACCGACATATTGCCGGCCGAGATCGACAGGTTGTTCGATGAGGCGATTGCGGCAGCAAGAACCAACAACGAAGAGGCCCTGCTCGAGGCCTGTCATCTGATCGAAGCCCACTTCAATTTTCCCAAGCCCGATGAAAAGGTGAAGAATGCCGAGATACCGGGCGGAATGTACACCAACATGGTTGCCCAGCTCAAGCAGTTCAATGCGCTGGATATTCTGGAAGATGCGATGAAGCTGATTCCCAGTGTAAGGCTCGATGCAGGGTTACCACCCCTGGTTACGCCTACCAGCCAGATAGTAGGGGCACAGGCCGTCAGTTCGGCCCTGAACCTGAAGAATGGCCGGGATAAATATGCCAACGCCTCCAACCAGTTTGTTGCATTGGTAAAAGGTGAGTATGGAAAGACTCCCGTTCCGGTAGATCCCGAATTCAGGTTGAAGATTGCCGGAACTGGCGAAGAGACACCGTACGACACGAGCAGCTACAGGCGTCAGGATAATCCGGTGTTGCCGGAGTTTGGCAATGTTCAGTTGGCGAAGGATGAAAAAGAGGAGCTGTTGCTGGAACTCTTCCCGGCCGTAGCTACCCAGTTCCTGAAAAAACTTCGCGAAGCGGAGTTCGTGTCCCGGCAGCCGGCACAGGAACAGGCCGGACCGGTTGAAAATGTCAACGCCGCACCGGTTGTCGAGGAAAAGGAACCCGATGGTTACGTGGTGGAAAGCCCGATGCCGGGAAATATCATCAAGTTTCTGGCAGAGGAAGGGGCACAGGTTAGTCGAGGAAACAATCTCTTCATCCTGGAGGCGATGAAAATGGAGAACGAGGTGGCCTCTGAGTTTTCAGGAAAAGTTTACAAGATTTATGTGAAGCCGGGTGATATTGTTCAGGTTGGTCAGCCGATCATGAAGATCGTCTGA
- a CDS encoding tagaturonate epimerase family protein: MKQLGKYSIGVGDRFTRQGKAQLRAIMRANEKGLDICPVWNKSNREHTYVGTVPSDTRKEADEAVKALGYEGIYFVDADHINLNTVSSYVETSDFFTLDVASFIGKGSSREEVDAFIASCKKYLGEMVIPGMDKPLQVTVELLEQIAGKFLAATQHASEIYNFLKREKGEGNFITEVSMDEVESPQTPVELLFILKMLADKRVPVQTIAPKFTGRFNKGVDYVGNLDQFAKEFEEDVLVIDYAVREFGLPQELKLSVHSGSDKFSIYPIMAEVIRRHDKGLHLKTAGTTWLEEVIGLAMAGGEGLELAKKIYEHSYNRQDELCAPYADVIDIDGSKLPTVEEVNGWNSEKYANTLRHIPGHPDYNPSFRQLIHVAYKIAAEMGDSYTSLLEKYSKVIGSCVEENIYDRHLKRLFTL; this comes from the coding sequence ATGAAGCAATTAGGTAAGTACAGCATCGGTGTGGGTGACCGTTTCACCCGTCAGGGAAAGGCACAGCTCCGTGCCATCATGAGAGCAAACGAGAAGGGATTGGATATCTGCCCCGTATGGAATAAATCTAACCGTGAACACACCTATGTGGGCACGGTGCCGTCAGACACGCGCAAAGAGGCAGATGAAGCAGTAAAGGCACTTGGTTACGAGGGTATCTATTTTGTCGATGCAGATCACATCAATCTCAACACCGTTTCCAGCTACGTGGAGACATCAGATTTTTTTACCCTCGATGTGGCCTCTTTTATCGGTAAGGGGAGCAGCAGAGAGGAGGTGGACGCTTTCATCGCATCCTGCAAGAAGTATCTGGGTGAAATGGTGATACCCGGCATGGACAAGCCGTTGCAGGTAACTGTTGAGTTGTTGGAACAGATTGCCGGCAAATTCTTGGCTGCCACACAGCACGCCTCTGAAATCTACAACTTCCTGAAGCGGGAAAAGGGTGAAGGAAACTTCATCACCGAGGTCTCGATGGATGAGGTAGAGTCTCCGCAGACACCGGTTGAACTCCTCTTTATCCTGAAGATGCTTGCCGACAAGAGGGTACCCGTACAAACCATCGCCCCAAAATTCACCGGCCGCTTCAACAAGGGGGTAGATTACGTGGGCAATCTTGACCAGTTTGCCAAAGAGTTCGAGGAGGATGTGCTGGTGATCGACTATGCCGTCAGGGAGTTCGGGTTGCCTCAAGAACTGAAACTGAGTGTACATTCGGGCAGCGATAAATTTTCCATCTACCCTATAATGGCAGAAGTGATCCGACGTCATGACAAAGGGCTACATCTGAAAACGGCCGGCACCACCTGGCTGGAAGAGGTGATCGGACTGGCCATGGCAGGCGGGGAAGGGCTCGAGCTGGCAAAGAAGATTTATGAACACTCCTACAACCGGCAGGATGAACTTTGTGCCCCCTATGCCGACGTGATCGATATCGACGGTTCAAAACTCCCCACGGTAGAAGAGGTCAATGGATGGAACAGTGAAAAATATGCCAATACACTGCGTCATATTCCGGGACATCCCGACTACAACCCCAGCTTCAGGCAGCTGATCCATGTGGCCTACAAAATAGCGGCAGAAATGGGAGACAGCTACACCTCACTGCTGGAGAAATATAGTAAGGTGATTGGCAGTTGCGTTGAAGAGAATATCTATGACCGGCATCTGAAGAGACTTTTTACCCTCTAA
- a CDS encoding hybrid sensor histidine kinase/response regulator transcription factor — protein MKNRATILLLILPVVFTLKAQPDAYFVHYGPEDGLPQHTVTDILQDRSGFMWFSTWDGLSRFDGYTFATYRLPGNSNIASQSSRIDHLFEDRYRNIWALTYDSHAYRFDIETESFCGIGSVAALEGHPFSASNIIPMEGGNVWLLSQEDGCIVVTDSLLNVEVYHPRYGNLTDRRVNGVYEDREGNSWILTGKGITLLVAGESTPLFYFHHASITPYRDPYPFHCVSELDDEIWFGADKGIIWRYDKQRKYFRPLDTGLGSNLIAIEAISTEKIALVSSRGGFAIYNTHDGSMELYNRQTLPEMSASEIFTTYVDGNRNLWIETDRLGVAKFNPYTRRYLHFSPYIESTETTVFPPNFFIFEDKEGRLWVHPRGGGFSYYNRDLDQLVPFYNEPFSPTWMFSNMMHSAYSDRQGNLWMCTRSHGLEKVIFFDDTQFRSIQLNDNIHSTICNDVRPIFEDSRGMIWAATKDGIIHLYDNSLQEKGILTEKGTIGKGRPLKGIAYCIMEDSRHNIWIGSKGEGVYRLTPGPEGNNFDILHIRHEPDNVNSLSDNQVYTIHEDREGNIWIGTFGGGINLIPGGKVGETVLHHSNGLGSYPYSIGDQVRIINSDRFGNICVGTTLGLIMFKPDLQRPDRIDYKVYVHRNGHGGTVGANDIMDICTTRTGETFVGTFGGGISRIAETDSLGFPLTFETFDSSHGLPSNIILSLQEDHNGNIWVASEGGLTKFNRTSGSFENYSEMKRLMKRNNFSENARCALRDGRILFGYSHGMVLFDPGLVKNNTFNPTLALVQFRLFNRVVPISTDGPLRRNIHLTRRLELKHNQNFFSIEFAALDYIDPDNIYYAYKLDGFDKEWIFSGNQRIANYTNLSPGKYLFRVKSTNSDGVWADNERMLTIEVLSPFWATGWAYLCYFILFGIILFVTYRILYTFYRMRHKIILERQESEIKTRFFTNISHEIRTPLTMIVSPIENLLASDTTPTIVKNQLKLVAKNTHRLLNMVNQILDFQKMAQTPLTVHRIVIAPFVENLYEGYTRNAEIRKIDYRFVNNVGDTLIWADGEALEKIILNLLSNAFKYTPAGRSITVTLRDQEYEVAIEVSDTGSGISRDKQQRLFRRFESFNEDKSNPSTGIGLSIVKELADKHRARIQVESELDKGSSFTLFLKKGIAHFEPEVTIDEETIKGVVNESHEVPEAIEPVSASDEMIRLDEHPTVLVVEDDDDLRQFICSILEEDYEVHEASNGREGFEKALELIPDFIVSDIMMPEEDGMQLLANVRRNLQTSHILFLLLTAKTTLDSKLEGLEQGADEYISKPFSVTFFRARVKNLLQRRNELQSYYRDRENISPLSSGKKSDNGPLPVNDNDLAFIRSINRFVEEHMGNNEYVIEDLAMEMGMSRTVFFKKVKGLTGLAPVEYIRDLLLQHAARLLTESGFNIKEIAYTVGLNDAKYFTRCFKKKYGMTPSEYRKRTEHNDITV, from the coding sequence ATGAAGAACAGAGCAACTATACTTCTACTCATCCTTCCGGTTGTTTTTACCCTCAAGGCGCAACCTGATGCCTATTTCGTGCACTATGGACCGGAGGACGGACTTCCTCAACACACCGTCACCGACATCCTTCAAGACCGGAGCGGGTTCATGTGGTTCAGCACTTGGGATGGATTGAGCCGGTTCGACGGTTATACTTTCGCAACCTACCGCCTGCCCGGAAACAGTAACATTGCCTCGCAAAGCAGCCGGATAGATCATCTCTTCGAGGATCGTTACCGAAACATCTGGGCGCTTACCTACGACAGCCATGCCTACCGTTTCGATATCGAGACGGAAAGTTTCTGCGGGATCGGATCAGTCGCCGCCCTGGAGGGTCATCCTTTCTCCGCCTCGAATATCATTCCGATGGAGGGGGGAAATGTCTGGCTCTTGTCTCAGGAAGATGGATGCATTGTGGTAACCGACTCCCTGCTTAATGTTGAAGTATATCATCCCCGTTACGGCAACCTTACGGACAGACGGGTAAACGGTGTCTACGAGGATCGTGAAGGTAACAGTTGGATCCTCACCGGGAAAGGAATTACCCTGCTGGTCGCCGGGGAGAGTACACCGCTATTCTACTTCCATCACGCCTCCATCACGCCGTATCGCGACCCATACCCCTTTCACTGTGTGAGCGAACTGGATGATGAGATCTGGTTTGGTGCCGATAAGGGGATCATCTGGCGCTACGACAAGCAGCGGAAATATTTTCGTCCCCTCGACACCGGCCTTGGGTCCAACCTGATTGCCATCGAGGCGATCTCAACGGAGAAGATCGCGCTTGTCTCGTCCCGTGGTGGTTTTGCAATCTACAATACCCACGACGGGAGTATGGAGCTCTACAACCGGCAGACACTCCCCGAGATGAGTGCCAGTGAAATCTTCACCACATACGTGGATGGAAACCGGAATCTGTGGATCGAGACAGATCGCCTGGGTGTAGCAAAATTCAACCCCTATACACGGCGTTATCTCCATTTCAGCCCCTACATTGAAAGTACCGAAACCACTGTTTTTCCTCCCAACTTCTTCATCTTTGAAGACAAGGAGGGTCGACTCTGGGTCCATCCCCGCGGGGGAGGCTTCTCATACTACAACAGGGATCTGGATCAGCTGGTCCCTTTTTACAACGAACCCTTCTCCCCTACCTGGATGTTTTCCAACATGATGCACTCCGCCTATTCGGACAGGCAGGGAAACCTCTGGATGTGTACCCGCTCACACGGACTGGAAAAGGTGATCTTTTTCGACGATACCCAGTTCCGGTCGATCCAGCTGAACGATAATATTCACTCCACCATCTGCAATGATGTGCGTCCCATCTTCGAGGATTCACGCGGCATGATCTGGGCTGCCACCAAAGATGGAATAATCCATCTCTACGACAACTCCTTGCAGGAAAAGGGCATCCTCACGGAAAAGGGTACTATTGGCAAAGGGAGGCCGTTAAAGGGGATCGCCTACTGCATCATGGAGGATTCCCGGCACAACATCTGGATCGGCTCGAAAGGGGAGGGCGTTTACCGGCTGACCCCCGGTCCGGAGGGCAACAACTTCGATATTTTACACATCAGGCACGAACCTGACAATGTCAATTCACTGAGTGACAATCAGGTCTACACCATCCATGAAGACAGGGAGGGAAATATCTGGATCGGAACGTTCGGCGGAGGGATCAATCTGATCCCAGGAGGAAAAGTGGGTGAAACGGTTCTGCATCACTCCAACGGACTTGGTAGCTACCCCTACAGCATCGGAGATCAGGTTAGGATTATCAACAGCGACCGTTTCGGTAATATATGCGTAGGTACGACGTTGGGGCTGATCATGTTTAAACCTGATCTTCAGCGGCCCGACAGGATCGATTACAAGGTGTATGTCCACCGCAACGGACATGGCGGCACAGTAGGAGCCAACGACATCATGGATATCTGTACCACCCGGACAGGCGAGACATTTGTCGGAACTTTCGGCGGGGGAATCAGCCGGATTGCCGAGACTGACAGCCTGGGATTCCCGCTCACCTTCGAAACTTTCGACAGCAGTCACGGTCTCCCGTCCAACATCATCCTCTCCCTGCAGGAGGATCACAACGGAAATATCTGGGTAGCCAGCGAGGGAGGGCTCACCAAGTTCAACCGTACCAGCGGGAGTTTCGAGAACTACAGCGAAATGAAACGGTTGATGAAGCGGAACAACTTCTCCGAGAATGCAAGGTGTGCCCTGCGCGACGGACGGATACTCTTCGGCTATTCGCACGGTATGGTTCTTTTTGATCCCGGACTGGTGAAAAACAACACCTTCAACCCCACCCTTGCACTGGTTCAGTTCAGGCTCTTCAACCGGGTGGTCCCCATCTCGACGGATGGTCCGCTTCGCCGGAACATCCACCTCACCAGGCGACTGGAATTGAAACACAACCAGAATTTCTTCAGCATCGAGTTTGCAGCACTCGACTACATCGACCCCGACAACATCTACTATGCCTACAAGCTGGACGGGTTCGACAAGGAGTGGATCTTCTCCGGCAACCAGCGGATAGCCAACTATACCAACCTCTCTCCCGGAAAGTATCTTTTCAGGGTAAAGTCGACCAACAGCGACGGTGTCTGGGCTGACAACGAACGCATGCTGACCATCGAGGTATTGTCTCCCTTCTGGGCTACCGGATGGGCCTACCTCTGTTACTTTATCCTTTTCGGGATCATCCTCTTCGTCACCTACAGGATTCTCTACACCTTTTACCGGATGAGACACAAGATTATTCTGGAGAGACAGGAGTCGGAGATAAAGACCCGTTTCTTTACCAATATCTCCCACGAGATACGTACTCCGCTCACCATGATCGTATCTCCAATCGAGAATCTGCTGGCGAGTGACACTACCCCTACCATAGTGAAAAACCAGCTGAAGCTGGTCGCCAAGAACACCCACAGACTGCTCAACATGGTCAATCAGATCCTTGATTTTCAAAAGATGGCCCAGACACCGCTCACCGTGCACCGGATCGTAATAGCACCCTTTGTAGAGAACCTCTACGAAGGATATACACGCAACGCGGAGATCCGGAAGATCGATTACCGGTTCGTGAACAATGTGGGCGACACGCTTATCTGGGCCGACGGGGAGGCATTGGAAAAGATCATCCTTAACCTGCTCTCCAACGCATTCAAATACACTCCAGCCGGCCGGTCGATTACCGTTACACTTCGTGATCAGGAGTACGAAGTGGCCATCGAGGTGAGCGACACCGGGAGCGGCATCTCCAGGGATAAGCAACAGCGCCTCTTCCGCCGGTTCGAATCGTTTAACGAAGACAAGAGCAATCCCAGTACCGGCATCGGCCTCTCCATCGTCAAGGAGCTGGCCGACAAGCATCGAGCCCGGATACAGGTGGAGAGTGAACTTGACAAGGGGAGCTCTTTCACCCTTTTCTTAAAGAAGGGAATTGCCCATTTCGAACCGGAGGTGACCATCGATGAGGAGACGATCAAGGGAGTCGTCAACGAGTCTCATGAGGTACCGGAAGCAATAGAACCGGTATCTGCCAGCGATGAGATGATCCGGCTCGATGAACATCCCACCGTACTGGTGGTGGAAGACGACGATGATCTCAGGCAATTTATCTGCTCCATCCTGGAGGAGGATTACGAAGTACACGAGGCTTCAAACGGCAGAGAGGGGTTCGAGAAAGCGCTGGAACTGATTCCCGACTTCATCGTGAGCGATATCATGATGCCTGAGGAGGATGGCATGCAACTGCTTGCCAACGTCAGACGAAACCTGCAAACCAGCCATATCCTCTTCCTGCTGCTCACCGCGAAAACCACGCTCGACAGCAAACTGGAGGGGCTTGAACAGGGGGCAGACGAGTATATCTCCAAACCATTCAGTGTCACCTTCTTCCGTGCAAGGGTGAAAAACCTGCTACAAAGGAGGAATGAACTGCAATCCTATTACCGGGACAGGGAGAACATCTCTCCCCTCTCATCCGGCAAGAAGTCCGACAACGGGCCTCTGCCCGTTAACGACAACGACCTGGCATTTATCCGCTCTATCAACAGGTTTGTCGAAGAGCATATGGGAAACAACGAATATGTGATCGAAGATCTTGCGATGGAGATGGGAATGAGCCGTACCGTCTTTTTCAAGAAGGTGAAAGGGCTCACCGGCCTGGCACCGGTGGAATATATCCGCGACCTGCTGCTGCAACACGCCGCCAGATTGCTGACAGAGAGCGGGTTCAATATCAAGGAGATCGCTTACACGGTGGGGTTGAACGATGCCAAGTACTTCACCCGCTGCTTCAAGAAAAAATATGGGATGACACCCTCAGAATACAGGAAAAGAACAGAACATAATGATATTACAGTTTAA
- a CDS encoding SusC/RagA family TonB-linked outer membrane protein, whose protein sequence is MKRKVTIGLLLLFLVSLGITAQERTIRGVVRDSGGEPIIGANVMVKGTTIGAATDMNGSYSLTVPASATTLTISYIGMKDSEVPITGNLIDITMEEDVSSLDEVVVIGYGTMKKRDLTGSVSSVSAETLAAIPVASAVEAITGKMAGVQVLTTEGSPDAEMRIRVRGGGSITQSNDPLFIVDGFPVSTISDIPPTDIESIDVLKDASSTAIYGSRGANGVVIVTTKSGKAGKLRMSYNAYLGVKKIAKTLDVLSPYDYATWQYELAALKGSDAIQNYNSFFGNFQDLDLYRNVPYNDWQDLTFGRTGNSMNHSFSLNGGSDRMTYAFNFSHLSDKAIMEDSDYRRNSVSLKLNNKATERITLDFSVRYTDTRIDGGGANDASSTLDTDKRLKYSVIYTPIPLKNLDASAGSADDDLGNLYNPLVSISDNAREKSQKRLNMAGSATWEVVDNLKLRSEAGLDRQDDGDQRYWGLTTYYIKNYPSVENQGKPAIRLVNRDREALRNTNTVNYDFKKVLDEAHSLNLMAGHEYIIRKGVTLTDEVHGFPTTFTAKDAWRLSSQGVPYTIDNYYNEDDKLLSFFGRVNYDYEGKYLLSATYRADASSKFSKENRWGYFPSAAAAWRLSSEPFMEGAKGWLEDLKLRASFGTAGNNNIPSGQLVQMFESKATSWINGFSNYWAPSKVMANPDLKWETTVTRNVGLDFTLLRGQLGGTVELYRNTTRDLLIEFPVAGTGYDTQYRNMGENQNQGVEATLNWYAVNRKNFTLSFSGNIGFNKTEIQSLGIMNDFGYETYWASSEIGYDFWIAKGGAVGQMFGFRSDGRYEVDDFTGYNASNNRWILKEGVADASGVVGNLRPGSMKLKDLDGNGIIDVEDREIIGDANPVHTGGFTINSTFYGFDLAAAFNWSYGNDIYNANKIEFTQTGKYQYRNMITIMEPGKRWTNLREDGTISNDPAELAAMNANTTMWSPLTSRMIFSDWAVEDGSFLRLNTLTLGYTLPRSLTGKARIESLRFYVTGYNVALWTNYSGYDPEVSTVRRTNLSPGVDYSAYPRSRQLVFGLNLNF, encoded by the coding sequence ATGAAACGAAAAGTAACCATCGGTTTACTTCTCCTTTTTCTCGTCTCATTGGGTATAACCGCCCAGGAGAGGACAATCCGGGGGGTCGTGAGAGACAGCGGAGGAGAACCTATCATTGGTGCAAACGTGATGGTGAAAGGCACAACAATCGGTGCCGCAACCGATATGAACGGTAGTTATTCTCTCACGGTACCTGCTTCAGCAACAACACTCACCATCTCCTACATCGGCATGAAGGATAGTGAAGTTCCCATTACGGGCAATCTGATCGACATTACCATGGAAGAGGATGTATCAAGCCTCGACGAGGTGGTGGTAATAGGCTATGGTACCATGAAAAAACGGGATCTCACCGGATCGGTCTCATCGGTCAGTGCGGAGACCCTGGCTGCAATCCCGGTGGCTTCAGCGGTAGAGGCGATTACCGGTAAAATGGCCGGGGTACAGGTCCTTACCACCGAGGGTTCGCCCGATGCCGAGATGCGTATACGTGTACGTGGTGGCGGTTCAATCACGCAGAGCAACGATCCACTCTTCATAGTGGATGGTTTCCCTGTAAGCACCATCTCCGACATTCCGCCTACCGACATCGAGTCGATCGACGTGTTGAAGGATGCATCCTCCACTGCCATCTACGGGTCGCGTGGAGCCAACGGGGTGGTGATCGTCACCACCAAGTCGGGAAAGGCCGGCAAGCTGCGGATGAGCTACAATGCCTACCTGGGTGTGAAGAAGATTGCAAAGACCCTCGACGTGCTTTCGCCTTATGACTATGCCACCTGGCAATATGAGCTGGCGGCACTGAAAGGGAGCGATGCCATTCAAAATTACAACTCCTTCTTCGGTAATTTTCAGGATCTCGACCTTTACCGGAACGTACCCTACAATGATTGGCAGGATCTCACCTTCGGCCGTACAGGCAATTCCATGAATCACAGTTTCAGTCTTAATGGGGGAAGCGACAGGATGACCTATGCCTTCAACTTCTCCCATCTTTCAGACAAGGCGATCATGGAGGATTCCGATTACCGTCGAAACAGCGTGAGCCTGAAGCTCAACAACAAGGCAACAGAACGGATCACCCTCGATTTCTCGGTCCGGTATACCGATACCCGTATAGACGGTGGTGGAGCCAACGATGCCAGCAGTACGCTCGATACCGACAAGCGGCTGAAATATTCGGTAATCTATACCCCCATCCCGTTGAAGAATCTGGATGCTTCTGCCGGAAGTGCAGATGACGATCTGGGCAATCTCTACAATCCACTGGTATCGATCAGCGACAATGCCCGGGAAAAGAGTCAAAAGCGGCTCAATATGGCGGGTAGCGCCACCTGGGAGGTGGTAGACAACCTGAAATTACGTTCGGAGGCGGGACTGGATCGCCAGGATGATGGTGACCAACGCTACTGGGGACTTACCACCTATTACATCAAGAACTACCCTTCGGTAGAGAATCAGGGTAAGCCGGCCATCCGCCTGGTGAACAGGGATAGAGAGGCGTTAAGGAACACCAACACGGTCAATTACGATTTCAAAAAGGTGCTGGACGAGGCACACAGCCTGAATCTGATGGCGGGACATGAGTATATCATCCGAAAAGGGGTTACCCTTACTGATGAGGTGCACGGTTTCCCCACCACCTTCACCGCCAAGGATGCCTGGCGTCTCTCCTCGCAGGGAGTGCCCTACACCATCGACAACTATTACAATGAAGATGACAAGCTGCTCTCCTTCTTCGGCCGGGTCAATTACGACTACGAAGGCAAGTATCTGCTGAGCGCTACTTACCGTGCCGATGCATCATCCAAATTCAGCAAGGAGAACAGATGGGGCTACTTTCCATCGGCTGCTGCGGCATGGCGCCTCTCTTCCGAACCCTTTATGGAGGGCGCCAAGGGATGGCTGGAGGACCTGAAACTGCGAGCCAGCTTCGGAACCGCCGGTAACAACAATATCCCTTCAGGCCAGCTGGTACAGATGTTCGAATCGAAGGCGACCTCCTGGATCAACGGATTTTCCAACTACTGGGCACCTTCCAAGGTTATGGCCAATCCCGACCTGAAATGGGAGACCACCGTCACCCGCAACGTGGGACTTGACTTCACCCTGTTGAGGGGACAACTGGGCGGAACAGTTGAGCTCTACCGAAATACCACCCGTGACCTGCTGATTGAGTTCCCGGTAGCCGGTACCGGCTATGATACCCAATATCGCAACATGGGTGAGAACCAGAATCAGGGTGTCGAGGCGACACTCAACTGGTATGCCGTAAACCGGAAGAATTTCACCCTCAGTTTCAGCGGAAATATCGGATTTAACAAGACCGAGATCCAGAGCCTGGGAATCATGAACGACTTCGGTTATGAAACCTACTGGGCCTCCTCGGAGATCGGCTATGACTTTTGGATTGCCAAAGGGGGGGCCGTGGGTCAGATGTTTGGATTCCGCTCCGATGGACGTTACGAGGTGGATGATTTCACCGGCTACAATGCCTCTAACAACCGCTGGATACTGAAAGAGGGGGTTGCAGATGCCTCCGGCGTGGTGGGAAATCTCCGTCCCGGCTCGATGAAACTGAAGGATCTGGATGGCAACGGAATCATCGACGTGGAAGACCGGGAGATTATCGGTGATGCCAATCCGGTCCATACCGGCGGATTTACCATCAATTCAACCTTCTACGGTTTTGACCTGGCAGCAGCCTTCAACTGGAGTTACGGCAACGATATCTACAATGCCAACAAGATCGAATTTACCCAGACCGGTAAATACCAGTACCGCAACATGATCACCATCATGGAGCCGGGCAAGAGGTGGACCAACTTGCGTGAGGATGGTACCATCAGCAATGATCCGGCCGAGCTGGCTGCCATGAACGCCAACACCACCATGTGGTCGCCCCTCACCTCCAGGATGATCTTCAGTGATTGGGCAGTGGAAGATGGCAGCTTCCTGCGTCTCAACACGCTCACGTTGGGTTACACCCTTCCAAGGAGCCTGACGGGTAAAGCCAGAATTGAAAGTCTCCGCTTTTATGTGACCGGCTACAATGTGGCACTGTGGACCAACTACAGTGGATATGATCCCGAAGTTTCGACGGTGAGAAGGACCAATCTTTCGCCGGGTGTCGACTACTCGGCCTATCCGAGAAGCCGGCAACTGGTATTCGGTCTGAACCTGAATTTCTGA